In Coleofasciculus chthonoplastes PCC 7420, the following proteins share a genomic window:
- a CDS encoding sodium/glutamate symporter has protein sequence MSSLKDALFAFILVVLLILVGRFIHQKIRWIQKLYIPESIVAGVVALVLGPQVLGAIANPNSPLANGVFPESIRDVWSQSPGVFINIVFAALFLGESIPHPRDIWNKAAPQVVFGQSLAWGQYVVGILLTLLILIPVFGIDPTAAALIEIAFEGGHGTAAGMAGTFQELGFPDGADLAVGLATVGIVSGIVTGTVLANWGRRQGYVQGVQQNVAEPEWFEDYTHSETPQIRRARSRLMRNMLIDPLSLNFGFVGLAIAIGWLLLQGLIWIESVTWGVGGFEMMSYVPLFPMALVGGIIVQLLMERLGLHPLIIRPLMNNIAGVALDIVVVTALATISLTVLGENFGSFLLLSVAGITWNIFAFLYLAPRVIPSYWFERGLGDLGQSMGVTATGILLLRMVDPDNRSGAFESFAYKQLFFEPIVGGGLFTAAAPSLIARFGLVSILFLTSGILVAWLIFGFLAFGKQARRARKAEKGIE, from the coding sequence ATGTCTAGTCTCAAAGATGCCCTGTTTGCCTTTATCCTGGTTGTACTCCTGATTCTGGTGGGGCGGTTCATTCACCAAAAAATCCGTTGGATACAGAAACTCTACATTCCCGAATCCATTGTCGCGGGTGTGGTGGCGCTGGTGTTGGGACCCCAAGTTTTGGGTGCGATCGCAAATCCAAATTCACCCCTGGCGAATGGCGTCTTCCCTGAATCCATTCGGGATGTGTGGTCACAGTCTCCTGGGGTGTTTATCAATATCGTCTTCGCCGCTTTGTTTCTGGGTGAATCGATTCCCCATCCCAGGGACATCTGGAATAAGGCTGCACCTCAAGTTGTATTTGGTCAAAGTTTGGCGTGGGGACAATATGTAGTCGGGATTTTACTCACCTTGCTAATCCTGATCCCTGTCTTTGGAATCGATCCCACAGCAGCCGCTTTAATTGAAATTGCCTTTGAAGGGGGACATGGTACAGCCGCAGGGATGGCGGGAACATTTCAAGAGTTGGGGTTTCCCGATGGTGCTGACTTGGCGGTAGGATTAGCCACGGTGGGGATTGTGTCGGGGATTGTCACGGGAACGGTACTGGCGAATTGGGGGAGACGCCAAGGCTATGTGCAAGGCGTTCAGCAAAATGTAGCTGAACCGGAATGGTTTGAGGATTACACCCACAGTGAAACCCCGCAAATCCGCAGGGCGCGATCGCGCTTGATGCGAAATATGTTAATTGATCCGCTGTCGCTAAACTTTGGCTTTGTCGGATTAGCGATCGCGATCGGTTGGTTACTTCTGCAAGGATTAATCTGGATCGAGTCAGTGACATGGGGTGTCGGCGGATTTGAAATGATGAGTTATGTTCCCCTATTTCCTATGGCGCTAGTAGGTGGAATTATAGTCCAGTTGCTGATGGAACGATTAGGACTCCATCCGCTAATTATTCGCCCTTTAATGAATAATATTGCTGGAGTCGCCTTAGATATTGTCGTCGTTACCGCCTTAGCCACCATTTCGCTAACCGTACTCGGAGAAAACTTTGGTTCCTTTCTGCTGCTGAGTGTCGCTGGGATAACTTGGAATATTTTTGCCTTTCTTTATCTCGCCCCGCGTGTAATTCCTTCTTACTGGTTTGAACGGGGGCTAGGTGATTTGGGACAATCGATGGGAGTCACTGCAACGGGTATTTTATTATTGCGAATGGTTGACCCAGACAATCGCTCCGGTGCCTTTGAAAGTTTTGCCTACAAACAGTTATTTTTTGAACCCATTGTTGGCGGTGGATTATTCACCGCAGCTGCACCGAGTCTGATTGCTAGATTCGGTCTGGTTTCCATCTTGTTTCTCACTAGCGGGATTCTCGTCGCTTGGCTGATTTTTGGATTTCTCGCATTTGGTAAACAAGCCAGACGAGCCAGAAAAGCGGAAAAAGGAATTGAGTAA